From the Nitrospirota bacterium genome, the window CTGCAGTATAACCTGCGAGAGCCTGTCATTAAACAGTGAGCGGTTAGGCAGACCTGTAAGCGAGTCATAATAAGCCATATATTTTATGGTATCTTCCGCCTGCTTGCGCACTGTAAATTCCTGCAGCAGTTGTTCATAGGAACGTTTAATTTCCATATCTCTTGACTGTATCTGTTCAAGCATTTCGTTAAATCCGCCGGACAGGACTCCTATTTCATCCTGTCTTTCAATGGACGACCGCAATGTGTAGTTTTTGGTCGTAGATATGGTTTTCATGAGCTGGACCATGCTCATCATCGGCTTTGTTATGCTTTGCAGCAGCTTTGACATCAAAAGAAAGGCGACAAAAATAGACAAAGCCAGTAAAACAAGCACCACCCCTATATTCCATGAGATCCTCTTATAAAGCTCGTTTAAATCGCACCGTATATAAACCGTGCCTATTACCTCATTGTCAAGGACAATGCTTTGAAATAGAGTTAAATGTTCTACTCCAAAATCATAGCCGTCTTCCCGAATCTCCGGGGGGGAATAATCTTTCTTCACGTCTTTCCGCTTGTATTTGGCAAAGACGCTGCCGTCTTTTGCATAAATCAGGGCGAAATCAATATCCGGGACAGATTTCAGCGCTGAAAGCGTTTCCTCTGCGGCGTTCTGATCATTAAAAGTCAGTGCGGCAGTGGAATTATTTCCTATTATCTTTGCCTGCGCAGTAATATTTTCCACCAGCGACGACCTGAATGATACAATCTCCCCGGCAATCAGCACAAGGCCTGTCAGAAGCAGTGCAACCACAGTCGTCAGCAGGCTGATAGATATAAGCTGTTGTTTTAGCGGGATGTCTTTAAACGGCTTTATTTTCAATGGTCCACCTTGACTATTCTCCCGAGTTTCAGGAGTTTTGAACTTATTTTCAGGTCGGCGCTTTCTGCCGCCTTCGGATTAATCTCAAACCGGACCTTTTCATCTTCAATATAAAAATTGATTATTACCCCCTGCTGGATGAATCCATTTGTATCGCCTATTGTCAGGACGCTTAAATTTTCAACGGCATCCAGTATCTGAGCCAGGTGTTCTTTTTCCGAGGCGCTTATAAAAACAATCTGGCAGGTTTTTAACTGCTGATGAGATTTAATCCGTTTGACCGCTACATTTTTATCTCTCACAGGTTTGCCGTTGATTGAATCAAGCGCGGCGCCGAAAGGGTCTTCTCCGAGAACACAAAGATTTATATTGGCTCCGGTATCTGCCGGCCACTCTATAAATTTGGCAAAGTTATAGATAAATGCCGCCTTGACTTCATACTCGGCAGGCTTTGCATGCTCTGTATACGCTTGCGTTGCTGCGAGTAATAACGTAGACAACGATAATAAAATTAAAAAGCTTATGCGGTTTTTCATAGATAAACAGGTCAAGTGTTGCGTCTCTTAAATTCCATGCTATTATTTTTTACTTTTATAAGGAACTGGATTCCCCGATTTAATCGGGGAATGACAGCTTATTTATGAAATGTTACAATAGTCTAAAATCTATAAGTAAGTTTTGTCCTGAAACTCCTGCCGTCCTGCTCTATGATGTCCTGTGTGTGCTCTCCTGCCCCGGGGTCTCCGTATTTTTTTATTTCATCAGCGCTGACAATGCTGATAGAGGCAGGGGCTTCGGTGACTTTCTGCTCAAACTTTGAGGCGCCGTAGACAGTGACAACCTCAAGCTCCATGAGTTGTTCAATGTCAAGCTGGGTCAGGTCAGCCGAAGCTCCGGTGGCCTGCGCTAAGACTGATACTATGAGTAAAACTATAACCGGCAGGAATTTTATCAGTTTCCTCATATAGGTTTAAAAATTATACCACAGGATAACGAGTTCAAGGCATAATTAATAGGATAATTATGAAAATTTATCAATTCCTGAATTAATGGAAATTGAAGAATTTTTTTACCGGACAGTACTGATGATTAATGGTAGAAATAGGACTGAAAAATCCCGATAATAAATTAACCGCTGCCAATGCCGGCACAGCATATCACTTAAAGACAAAGTCAAACGACTTATCCACTCCGGCTTTTTTCAGTAATGCAAGGGTATGCTTGAAATCTCCTTTTGTTGTCTTAATATAGCCCTGAATATCCAGTTCATTCCGTGCCAGATAAGCCTGTGTAGAGGTATCATCTTTGAGTGAAAGCAATACTTCAGAAATCTTTGCTGTAAGTGTTGGGTCGGTTTTATTGGAAACAATCAGTGTGCCGTCTGGATTTTCACCGGTATCCTCGCCTATAAGCTTAAGCTTCGGATATCTGCTTTTTATTTTATTCCATACATGATTTTTCACTATTGCAACATCGCCGAGACCGCTTGCAAGCATCTCAATTGCACTGTCATGAGAGGCAGCCTTGATAATTGTTGCGTTAACAGCGCTGACTCCCGGGATTGAATGATAATAAAATTCACCTGCCGAGGCCAGAGAGCAGAATACAACCTTTTTACCTTTAAAATAGTCTCCGGAACCGGTAAATTCAGGCGAGCCCTCATGCGCAATAATGACAGCATGATAGGTACTGTGGCCTTCCCTGCTTAAGGGCCGTACTAACGGCACGGCCAAGCCCTTGATAATCATGGTGCCTGCTATGCCTGAGCCGCTGAACATGGCATCAACAGTCCCTGCAGCAAACATCTTTGCGGCGGCAGCGAAATTGGGCGCTTCAATAAGGTTAACTTCAATGCCCTTATTCTGCAGATATGCAACCAACGGCTTAAATTTAAGGGCGGCATTTTTTTCACCCTGCATTATTGCGAGGTTAAATTTTTCAGCCCGGGCAGCGCTGTGTGTTAAAATA encodes:
- a CDS encoding YfiR family protein, translated to MKNRISFLILLSLSTLLLAATQAYTEHAKPAEYEVKAAFIYNFAKFIEWPADTGANINLCVLGEDPFGAALDSINGKPVRDKNVAVKRIKSHQQLKTCQIVFISASEKEHLAQILDAVENLSVLTIGDTNGFIQQGVIINFYIEDEKVRFEINPKAAESADLKISSKLLKLGRIVKVDH
- a CDS encoding PhnD/SsuA/transferrin family substrate-binding protein, yielding MKTTKLFYVFLVIFAIILTHSAARAEKFNLAIMQGEKNAALKFKPLVAYLQNKGIEVNLIEAPNFAAAAKMFAAGTVDAMFSGSGIAGTMIIKGLAVPLVRPLSREGHSTYHAVIIAHEGSPEFTGSGDYFKGKKVVFCSLASAGEFYYHSIPGVSAVNATIIKAASHDSAIEMLASGLGDVAIVKNHVWNKIKSRYPKLKLIGEDTGENPDGTLIVSNKTDPTLTAKISEVLLSLKDDTSTQAYLARNELDIQGYIKTTKGDFKHTLALLKKAGVDKSFDFVFK